In Prosthecobacter sp. SYSU 5D2, one genomic interval encodes:
- a CDS encoding sigma-70 family RNA polymerase sigma factor, which yields MSTQPPDEELALLRAGKTAAACEKIVTTHGALVKSACYRVLRDEGLAEDAAQETFVLLMQKAAILPPETSLAGWLYHAACRIALNHQRAAMRRRVRENSAEALNQMTPDTQPNLWTEIEPHLDEAMLALPVRQRDLVVQCYFQNRSQRSAAAAMGCSESVVSRELGAALETLRQFFTKRHVAVSAVALAGLLPAHAASASMAGGATMVAAMMAVPASTSLAAALLTSKFVLATAAESCTLTLAAAGYYFTASRSTDPYAAGSQSGGAGDRGEPNKKSGNIAKKGSWQGSFEFTSAMALDERKKQVLLESDPDKRYALLQQMGIGLSRAGFDKLIAQGMDASVAPWRDTFAVLENRLDMFDNYLMAWSNEHPLAALDWVASQPDGGLGMRKQLLYALEAGQFEKAALGEWISGLKKESMQKEAALALEWLDDPSLLIARLGTGGNDGFLVDLAMLRGGEKLNWEAFGSRLGEGKTTIVARTMRLILDSELSFQTIVPFLQGLATSADSHISDGAVTLMRAAYGQPDVSYLTALELAAACEKAGMGNYRISVFKGWAVAYPQEALQYTARLKDLNSMRHVLSALSPLPDDITLLAMMEGTPPVAQDIAMAALYGRSTEGMYAQLQKIMESTTVVDQVEAAKEVLRNLPFEDAGAAAYWLKQQPADKARQEMALALSRRLAAVDPQAALELILSEGMTGTEYDQAMGHAVKQFSAKNSLEESTRFIQQITNPRGYSDALGQIAMVKFAGRPQEAYAYLQKHSRRDWQMAALQMLSELQYNKLGNIDANAAEILKLDLAQMGGDVPKRTSNFCRVWIDQQVPVTTPLAWTQQLPAPIGRATRLQLARRSDLKPATLELFLTWTQTAPISPAERGQLQEALTRRLAEPAVR from the coding sequence ATGTCCACCCAACCTCCCGATGAAGAACTGGCCCTGCTGCGTGCGGGGAAGACGGCGGCGGCTTGTGAAAAGATTGTCACCACGCATGGAGCGCTGGTGAAGAGCGCCTGCTACCGGGTGCTGCGGGATGAAGGCCTGGCGGAGGATGCGGCGCAGGAGACCTTTGTGCTGCTGATGCAAAAGGCGGCCATCCTGCCGCCGGAGACGTCACTGGCGGGCTGGCTGTATCACGCCGCCTGCCGCATTGCTTTAAACCACCAGCGGGCGGCCATGCGGCGCCGGGTCCGCGAAAACTCAGCGGAGGCCTTGAATCAAATGACACCCGATACCCAACCGAACCTGTGGACCGAGATCGAGCCGCATCTGGACGAGGCCATGCTGGCACTGCCGGTGCGCCAGCGTGACCTGGTCGTGCAGTGCTATTTTCAAAACCGGTCACAACGCTCGGCTGCGGCGGCGATGGGCTGCTCGGAAAGCGTCGTCAGCCGCGAGCTGGGGGCGGCCCTGGAGACCCTGCGGCAGTTTTTCACCAAGCGCCATGTGGCGGTCAGCGCGGTGGCCCTGGCGGGTCTGCTGCCCGCCCATGCGGCCTCAGCCTCGATGGCTGGCGGAGCGACGATGGTGGCGGCGATGATGGCGGTGCCGGCCAGCACTTCGCTGGCGGCGGCGCTGCTCACGTCGAAGTTTGTGCTCGCCACGGCGGCGGAGTCCTGCACGCTGACGCTCGCCGCAGCGGGGTACTATTTTACTGCCTCAAGGTCCACAGATCCTTATGCAGCCGGCTCGCAGTCCGGTGGGGCCGGTGACCGGGGTGAGCCTAACAAGAAGTCTGGCAATATTGCCAAGAAGGGAAGCTGGCAGGGCAGCTTCGAATTCACCAGTGCGATGGCGCTGGATGAACGCAAAAAACAGGTGCTGCTGGAAAGCGACCCGGACAAACGCTATGCGCTGCTGCAGCAGATGGGCATCGGCCTGTCGCGGGCGGGCTTTGACAAGCTCATCGCCCAGGGAATGGACGCCAGCGTGGCTCCGTGGCGGGATACTTTTGCGGTGCTGGAAAACCGCCTGGACATGTTTGACAATTACCTCATGGCCTGGAGCAACGAGCACCCGCTGGCTGCGCTGGACTGGGTGGCCTCCCAGCCGGACGGTGGCCTCGGCATGCGCAAACAACTGCTCTATGCGTTGGAGGCCGGGCAGTTTGAGAAAGCGGCATTAGGCGAATGGATCAGCGGCCTGAAGAAGGAATCCATGCAGAAGGAGGCGGCTCTGGCGCTTGAATGGCTGGATGATCCCTCCTTGCTCATCGCGCGGTTGGGCACCGGCGGGAACGACGGTTTTTTGGTGGACCTGGCGATGCTGCGCGGCGGTGAGAAGCTGAATTGGGAAGCCTTTGGCAGCAGGCTGGGTGAAGGAAAAACCACCATCGTCGCCCGGACGATGCGGCTGATCCTGGACTCTGAGCTGTCTTTTCAAACCATCGTTCCCTTCCTTCAGGGGCTGGCCACTTCGGCCGATTCTCACATCAGTGACGGGGCGGTGACACTCATGCGCGCCGCCTATGGGCAGCCGGATGTTTCTTACCTGACAGCCCTTGAGCTGGCGGCCGCTTGTGAAAAAGCTGGGATGGGCAACTACCGGATCAGTGTTTTCAAAGGCTGGGCCGTGGCTTATCCCCAGGAGGCGCTGCAATACACCGCGAGGCTGAAGGACCTGAACAGCATGCGGCATGTGCTCAGTGCCCTGTCCCCGCTGCCTGATGACATCACACTGCTGGCGATGATGGAGGGCACTCCGCCGGTGGCGCAGGACATCGCGATGGCCGCCCTTTATGGCCGGAGTACCGAGGGCATGTATGCGCAGCTGCAAAAGATCATGGAATCCACCACGGTGGTGGACCAGGTGGAGGCGGCCAAGGAGGTGCTGCGGAATCTGCCTTTCGAAGATGCAGGCGCGGCGGCGTATTGGCTCAAGCAGCAGCCGGCCGACAAGGCACGGCAGGAGATGGCGCTGGCCCTGAGCCGAAGGCTGGCGGCGGTGGATCCGCAGGCCGCGCTGGAACTGATCCTCAGCGAGGGGATGACCGGGACGGAATATGACCAGGCCATGGGCCACGCGGTGAAGCAGTTTTCCGCCAAGAACAGCCTGGAGGAGTCCACGCGCTTCATTCAGCAGATCACGAACCCGAGAGGATACTCGGATGCGCTCGGCCAGATCGCCATGGTGAAATTTGCCGGCCGGCCGCAGGAGGCGTACGCCTATCTGCAAAAGCACTCGCGGCGCGACTGGCAGATGGCCGCTTTGCAGATGCTGAGCGAACTCCAGTATAACAAACTGGGTAACATTGATGCCAATGCCGCCGAGATCCTGAAGCTGGACCTGGCCCAGATGGGGGGCGATGTCCCTAAACGCACCAGCAACTTCTGCCGGGTCTGGATTGATCAACAAGTCCCGGTGACCACGCCGCTGGCCTGGACGCAGCAACTTCCTGCCCCCATTGGCCGCGCCACCCGGCTGCAACTGGCCAGAAGGAGCGACCTCAAGCCCGCCACTTTGGAACTGTTCCTCACCTGGACCCAAACGGCCCCCATCAGCCCGGCGGAACGCGGGCAGCTGCAGGAGGCCTTGACCCGGCGGCTGGCCGAACCGGCGGTCCGGTGA